A single window of Cetobacterium sp. 8H DNA harbors:
- a CDS encoding DMT family transporter: MNNTLKGAIWMCISALGMALMGATVKFIGSDISTFEKLFFRNLIGVFLLLYSIRGKNINIWGSSPHSRLFMVYRCVAGLTGAVLYFYCINKLYLADSSLLNKLSPFFVTIFATIFLKEKLEKHQIPILIVVLFGALLVIKPKFSFEMLPALAGFMSAVFAGGAYTLVRYLRTMEEPTTLVLWFSAFSTIGMIPPMLIKGFVVPNNTQLLYLVLTGIFATIGQIALAYAYKYALASQVSIYQYLSIIFSAIIGFIFWKEIPDLLSLIGGCIILGAAFFNYKVSKKI, from the coding sequence ATTAATAATACATTAAAAGGTGCCATTTGGATGTGTATTTCGGCTCTTGGAATGGCTTTAATGGGAGCGACCGTTAAATTTATCGGAAGTGACATTTCAACTTTTGAAAAACTCTTTTTTAGAAATTTAATTGGTGTTTTTCTTCTACTTTACTCTATAAGAGGTAAAAATATTAATATTTGGGGAAGTAGCCCTCACAGTCGATTATTTATGGTGTATAGATGTGTTGCCGGACTTACAGGTGCCGTTCTTTACTTCTATTGTATAAACAAGCTTTATTTAGCTGATTCATCTTTACTAAATAAACTTTCACCATTTTTCGTAACTATTTTTGCCACTATCTTTTTAAAAGAAAAGTTAGAAAAACACCAGATACCTATTTTAATAGTTGTTTTATTTGGAGCATTACTAGTTATTAAACCTAAATTTAGTTTTGAAATGCTTCCAGCTCTTGCTGGATTCATGTCAGCTGTTTTTGCTGGTGGTGCATATACCTTAGTTAGATATTTGAGAACAATGGAAGAGCCTACGACATTAGTTCTTTGGTTTTCCGCTTTTTCTACAATTGGTATGATCCCACCCATGTTAATCAAAGGGTTTGTTGTTCCAAATAATACACAACTACTTTATTTAGTTCTTACTGGTATTTTTGCTACTATCGGTCAAATTGCACTAGCTTATGCATATAAATATGCACTTGCAAGTCAAGTATCTATCTATCAATATCTTAGTATTATATTCTCTGCAATAATTGGATTTATATTTTGGAAAGAGATTCCAGATTTATTAAGTTTAATTGGTGGATGTATTATATTAGGAGCAGCTTTTTTCAACTATAAAGTATCTAAAAAAATATAA
- a CDS encoding C40 family peptidase, producing the protein MIKNKKSIKYLFLLMLIFFTGCSSAHISEKERAKRTGEITSFYRVWKGTPYRLGGTTKKGVDCSALVQRLYRERFEKQLPRTTKTMAKEGEKVKNRNDWEVGDLVFFKIGWRKTHHVGVYLGRNRFLHASTSRGVIISNIDSYWNSHLWQVRKVL; encoded by the coding sequence TTGATAAAAAATAAAAAAAGTATAAAATATCTATTTTTGCTAATGTTAATTTTTTTTACAGGATGTTCATCGGCACATATAAGTGAAAAAGAAAGAGCTAAAAGGACAGGAGAGATAACTAGTTTTTATAGAGTTTGGAAAGGGACACCTTATAGACTGGGTGGAACAACTAAAAAAGGTGTTGATTGTTCAGCTCTTGTTCAACGTTTGTATAGAGAAAGATTTGAAAAGCAGCTTCCTCGAACAACTAAAACAATGGCAAAAGAGGGAGAAAAAGTTAAAAATCGTAACGACTGGGAAGTTGGAGATTTGGTATTTTTTAAAATAGGGTGGAGAAAAACACATCATGTGGGAGTTTATTTGGGAAGAAATAGATTTTTGCATGCTTCAACATCTAGAGGGGTTATTATTTCGAATATAGATTCCTACTGGAACAGTCATCTTTGGCAAGTTAGAAAAGTTTTATAA
- a CDS encoding META domain-containing protein, whose translation MKKIFLFMVTGLMFVGCFGKKEDVASKIIGNTYVLQKVIDGSEVDVTFEKDRLSGKAGVNNYFANYKIDGQTITIENPGSTRMMGPEELMKQEQEYLKNLNEAKNIKLTEKGIVITTTSGVQLDFDKK comes from the coding sequence GTGAAAAAAATATTTTTATTTATGGTTACTGGTTTAATGTTTGTAGGATGTTTTGGAAAAAAAGAGGATGTGGCTTCTAAAATAATTGGGAACACATATGTTCTACAAAAAGTTATAGATGGTAGTGAAGTTGATGTAACTTTTGAAAAAGATAGATTGTCAGGAAAAGCGGGAGTAAATAATTATTTTGCTAATTATAAGATTGATGGACAAACAATTACGATAGAAAATCCTGGATCAACAAGAATGATGGGACCTGAAGAATTAATGAAACAAGAGCAGGAATACTTAAAAAATCTAAATGAGGCTAAAAATATTAAATTAACTGAAAAAGGAATCGTTATAACTACAACTTCAGGAGTACAATTGGATTTTGATAAAAAATAA